One Panicum virgatum strain AP13 chromosome 3N, P.virgatum_v5, whole genome shotgun sequence DNA segment encodes these proteins:
- the LOC120664097 gene encoding uncharacterized protein LOC120664097, whose protein sequence is MESESAGDSAGAFPLRWPGCRRRGRGPGESMGGLYRVASFLASPRFSSPSSSMAELVMPGAAVVQQLRRRISCVAGLDDDPHVLAGDNFGSLQLSGDDGGGIVSGVWMRSDQGAPLCFPGSGVVSGKDPKSSAGFVSGSPGMELLETSSSPPSVGLPMFVQRFTSTSAGASWWWVLRLNQGLGSADGGAEDLCFDLAFGARRTESELGKMMNGCSMDLVIILIFFLDLFVKGEMYCAPV, encoded by the exons ATGGAAAGCGAATCCGCCGGCGATTCCGCCGGCGCCTTTCCTCTCCGGTGGCCGGGATGCCgtcggagagggagggggccggGGGAATCGATGGGCGGCCTGTATagggtagctagttttttagCTTCTCCTAGGTTTAGCTCGCCATCGTCGTCGATGGCGGAGCTGGTGATGCCGGGAGCGGCGGTTGtgcagcagctccggcggcgaATAAGTTGTGTTGCCGGCCTCGACGATGACCCTCACGTCCTTGCCGGCGACAATTTTGGATCTCTTCAGCTCTCTGGCGATGATGGTGGTGGCATCGTCTCCGGCGTCTGGATGAGGTCAGATCAGGGTGCTCCTCTCTGTTTCCCTGGCAGTGGCGTGGTCTCCGGCAAGGATCCAAAGAG TAGTGCCGGCTTTGTCTCTGGCAGTCCAGGGATGGAGCTGCTGGAgacttcttcttctcctccgtCGGTGGGATTGCCGATGTTCGTTCAACGATTTACATCCACTTCGGCTGGAGCTTCGTGGTGGTGGGTTCTGCGGCTTAACCAAGGTTTGGGATCTGCTGATGGAGGAGCGGAAGATCTGTGCTTCGATTTGGCTTTCGGTGCTCGCCGGACTGAATCGGAGTTGGGGAAGATGATGAACGGGTGCTCCATGGACTTGGTTataattttaattttctttttggACCTATTTGTAAAAGGGGAGATGTACTGTGCTCCAGTTTAA
- the LOC120664098 gene encoding DNA repair protein RAD51 homolog 2-like, whose product MANMPVSEMRLPPHLAHLLAARGLDTAKDVLSLPEVELMAVLDAGLPTSRAAVAHVSEAACPPCQTALALLEERFSLGGGGRLATTLCGLDEALGGGIPMGKLTEVVGPSGIGKTQFCLKLALLAALPEYCGGLDGRVVYIDTESKFSSRRMIEIGQKSFPQIFRQEGLAQKMAGRILVTRPASLADFTKSLEQMKVTLLQHDVKLLIVDSMAALMSLENEKATAGFRQHPLRWALSFLKSIAELSRIPVIVTNQVRSQSSDDGYHFSFEVDRKDGNNRAEKFDSHLIAALGIQWAHAVTVRLVFESHSGHRFIKMAKSPMSPAVAFPFIVESSGITLLSDEGIDVTGPEITSIRCQGQNVLSR is encoded by the exons ATGGCGAACATGCCGGTCTCGGAGATGCGTCTCCCTCCGCACCTCGcgcacctcctcgccgcgcgcggccTCGACACCGCCAAG GACGTGCTGTCGCTGCCGGAGGTGGAGCTCATGGccgtcctcgacgccggccttccaacctcccgcgccgccgtcgctcacgTCAGCGAGGCCGCCTGCCCGCCCTGCCAGACG GCGCTTGCGCTTCTGGAGGAGCGCTTCAGTCTAGGTGGAGGCGGGCGGCTGGCCACCACGCTCTGCGGGTTGGACGAGGCGTTGGGCGGAGGAATCCCCATGGGAAAGCTCACTGAGGTCGTTGGGCCCTCGGGAATCGGCAAGACGCAG TTCTGCCTGAAGCTTGCCTTGTTAGCAGCATTACCAGAATACTGTGGAGGTTTGGACGGTAGAGTTGTGTATATTGACACGGAATCCAAGTTCTCTTCACGGAG GATGATTGAGATTGGTCAGAAAAGCTTTCCCCAAATATTTCGTCAAGAAGGCTTGGCACAAAAG ATGGCTGGGAGGATCCTAGTGACGCGACCAGCATCTTTAGCTGATTTCACCAAGAG TTTGGAACAGATGAAGGTTACTCTTCTTCAGCATGATGTGAAGTTACTCATTGTTGATAGCATGGCTGCTCTTATGTCATT GGAAAATGAGAAAGCTACAGCAGGTTTCAGACAACATCCTTTAAGATGGGCCCTTTCTTTTCTTAA GTCTATCGCAGAGCTCTCAAGAATTCCAGTTATCGTTACAAACCAAGTACGCAGCCAAAGTAGTGATGATGGCTACCATTTTTCCTTTGAAG TGGACAGGAAGGATGGTAATAACCGTGCTGAAAAGTTTGATTCTCATCTTATTGCTGCTCTAGGGATTCAGTGGGCTCATGCTGTAACTGTCCGCCTAGTCTTTGAGTCTCATTCAG GCCACAGGTTCATCAAGATGGCAAAATCACCTATGTCTCCAGCAGTAGCATTTCCATTCATTGTTGAATCATCAGGCATTACATTGCTAAGTGATGAGGGCATTGATGTGACTGGTCCTGAGATAACCTCAATTCGTTGTCAAG GGCAAAATGTTCTGTCTCGATAA